The Paenibacillus sophorae genome has a segment encoding these proteins:
- the katA gene encoding catalase KatA: MSSNHDHLTTSWGAPVGDNQNSQTAGSRGPTLIQDVHLLEKLAHFNRERIPERVVHAKGAGAHGYFEVTQDMSQYTKAAFLSHIGKRTPMFIRFSTVAGELGSADTVRDPRGFAVKFYTEEGNYDLVGNNTPVFFIRDAIKFPDFIHTQKRHPQTHLKNPTAVWDFWSLSPESLHQVTILMSDRGIPATLRHMHGFGSHTFKWVNAEGQAVWVKYHFKTEQGVQNMDVDVAAKIAGEHPDYHTEDLFNAIATGDFPAWKLYVQIMPIEDADTYRFDPFDVTKVWSQKDYPLIEVGRMVLDRNPENYFAEVEQATFSPGSFVPGIEASPDKMLQGRLFAYADAHRYRVGPNHNQLPINRPQCPVHNHQRDGAMAYGDNGGASVYYEPNSFGGPKESPEHKIAPYEVSGQAASVAYDHHDHYTQPGDLYRLLSEDERARLVRNIVDAMRPVEQDDIKLRQIGHFYKADPEFGTRIAEGLGLSVAVES, translated from the coding sequence ATGAGTTCAAACCATGACCACTTAACGACCAGTTGGGGCGCTCCGGTAGGAGACAACCAAAATTCGCAGACCGCCGGCTCGCGGGGCCCGACCTTGATCCAAGACGTCCATCTGTTGGAAAAGCTGGCCCACTTCAACAGAGAGCGCATCCCGGAACGCGTCGTTCATGCCAAGGGCGCCGGAGCTCACGGATATTTTGAAGTCACTCAGGATATGTCCCAATATACAAAGGCAGCCTTCCTCTCCCACATCGGCAAACGTACGCCCATGTTCATCCGTTTCTCCACCGTTGCCGGCGAACTGGGCTCGGCCGATACCGTGCGCGATCCGCGCGGCTTTGCCGTCAAGTTCTATACCGAGGAAGGGAACTATGATCTCGTCGGCAATAATACGCCGGTCTTCTTCATCCGCGATGCGATCAAATTTCCGGACTTTATCCATACGCAGAAGCGCCATCCTCAGACCCATCTGAAAAATCCGACAGCGGTTTGGGATTTCTGGTCCCTTTCGCCAGAGTCGCTGCATCAGGTTACCATTCTGATGTCCGACCGCGGCATTCCGGCAACGCTTCGTCATATGCACGGTTTTGGCAGCCATACGTTCAAATGGGTCAACGCTGAGGGACAAGCCGTTTGGGTGAAATACCATTTTAAAACCGAGCAGGGCGTTCAGAACATGGATGTCGATGTGGCAGCCAAAATCGCCGGCGAGCATCCGGATTACCATACGGAGGACTTGTTCAACGCGATCGCAACCGGCGATTTCCCGGCATGGAAGCTGTACGTGCAGATTATGCCGATTGAAGACGCGGATACGTACCGGTTCGATCCGTTCGACGTCACCAAAGTATGGTCGCAAAAAGATTACCCGCTGATTGAAGTCGGCCGCATGGTTCTGGACCGCAATCCGGAGAACTATTTTGCCGAAGTGGAGCAGGCCACCTTCTCCCCGGGTTCCTTCGTTCCAGGCATCGAGGCTTCTCCCGACAAAATGCTGCAGGGCCGTCTGTTCGCCTATGCCGACGCCCACCGCTACCGGGTCGGACCGAATCATAATCAGCTCCCGATCAACCGTCCGCAGTGCCCGGTGCATAACCACCAGCGCGACGGCGCAATGGCCTACGGCGACAACGGCGGCGCCTCCGTATACTACGAGCCGAACAGCTTCGGCGGACCGAAAGAGTCTCCGGAGCACAAGATTGCCCCATATGAAGTCTCCGGGCAGGCCGCCAGCGTCGCCTACGACCATCACGATCATTATACCCAGCCGGGCGATCTGTACCGTCTGCTGAGCGAAGACGAACGCGCCAGACTGGTGCGCAACATCGTCGATGCAATGAGGCCAGTGGAACAGGATGACATTAAGCTCCGCCAAATCGGTCATTTCTACAAAGCCGATCCCGAATTCGGCACACGCATTGCCGAAGGACTCGGGCTGTCAGTAGCGGTTGAGAGCTAA